Genomic segment of Variovorax sp. OAS795:
CGTCGCGAAAGACGCCCGAGAGGTTGTCGAGCAGCTCGCTCTTGTCGGCTGCACCGAACATGCGCAGCGTCTCGCGGTTGACGTCGATCACGCGGATCTCGCGCATGCAGCGAGTGATGAACTCCGGATGCACCTTGATGAAGGTGGTGAAGTCGGTGATGCCCCGCTTGCGTATGTCGTCCAGCAGCGTCTTGACCGCGCTGAAGTCTTCCACCCACAGCGACACCGGCGAGCGCTCGAACAGCTCGCGCGCATAGCGCTCGCTTTCCAGCCGCAGCTGCTCCGCGCGCACGCGCTCGGTGATGTCGTCCAGAGACACCAGCACGCGGTCCCACGTGGCCTCGTATCCCGGCAGCACCTGCACGCGCACATGCACGTCGAGCCTGCGGCCGTCGAGCGCGTAGTTGACGGTCTGGTTGTCGAAGCAGAGCTTGCCGCGCCAGAGCTGGTCCAGCTCGTAGATCACGGGCGCGGTCATGTCGTCCCTGAAGACGTTGTGGAGCCGGGACAGCAGCTCGGCCTGGTCGGCAGCGCCGTAGAGGGCCAGGGTGCTCTGGTTGACGCGCAGCACCCGCAGCTGCGCCATGCATTCGCGCACGTGCGCAGGCTCGGCCTGGAGGTGCGCCACCAGGTCCACGATGCCGGCGCTGCGCCACGACTCGAACAACCGGTGCAGCCCGCTGTAGTCCTCCAGCCAGAGCGACAACGGGGCAAACTCGAACATCGATTCGTAGTCGGTGGCAGGCAGCATGGATTCTTTCCCGGGCACGAGGGTGGTGCCCGCAATGATGCACCCTCCGGCGCACCGCGGCGCTGCCGCGGCCGGGGGAGCGTTGCGCCGATTCAACGCGTGAAGTAGAGGCCGCTGTACACCGGCACGCAATGCTCGGGAAACCCCGGCAGTTCGACCGAGCGCTCGGGCACCTGCCACTGCTCGCGCAGCGTGTAGCCCAGCGCCTCGACCTCCTTCACGAAACGCCGCCGGTTGTACACGTGCATCGGTGCAAAGCAGCCGGCGCCGATGTTCTGGGTCGTCACGTAGTCTTCGCCGCCGTAGAGCGGAACCTTGTTCAGGAGGATGTGCCGGGGACGTTCCTCGCACTGCTGGAGCAGCTGCGCGGGGCGCGCATTGTCCAGGTAGTGCAGGGCCCCGGCGGAGATCCAGATGTCGTTGCCGGACAGGGCCTGCGAGAGGTCGTCGGCAAAGCTCAGCGCACCGGCCTCGGCATCGGGCTGGCTGGCCATCTCGCGGCCCAGTGCGGCAATGGCCGGCACCTCGACCACGCGCCAGGAGAGGTCCCTGGGCATCTCGAAGTAACGGCGGTACGCATAGAAATGCACCCCCACCGAGCCCCCGATGTCGAGCACCCTGGTGGCGCCATCGCGGAACGCGCGTTCGAGCCACCACATCACCGGATAGTCGTACGCAAAGATCTTCTTGGTGCGCACGTCCACGTACTCGGCCGCCAGCGCGGCATGGTCGAATTCAGGACTCGGAGGCAGGGAACTGCGCGCCTCGGCAAAGCTCTTGAACAGGCCGAAGCAGCCCGCGAAGCCCGCCTCCGAAAAGAACCGCCGGCGCCGCCAGCGCTGAAGCGCGGGCCGTGTGACGGGCCCTTCCAGGATTCGTTGGACGATTTGCGGAGCACCGGAATAAGCCATGCGTGGGTCCCTCCTCTTGACGATCTTCGCCTGGCGCCAGCATACGGCGAAAGTAGTAATGACACATCACCTTTTTTAGCGATCCGGATGGCCCGGGGCGCGGCAGCACCCGGTTCCACCGCGGCAGATGGGTAACCAGGGGCAGTGTGAAGCGCGGCCCGATTCGTATGAAATTCTCGCGCTGCCGTCCGACAAACCGCCAGCCGGCGGCCTCCGTATTCAAGCTGGGTCTCTTCCACAACCAGCTCCTACCGAGGGTGACAGCAATGAATTTCATTCGAATTCCCCTGCATGCCTGCGTTCTCGCGGCATGCGCGATGACCGCACCCGGCGCTTTCGCCTCCAGCCACCGCGAGGCGCCCTCGATTGCCGGCATGCCGAAGGTGGACGCCACCGATTTCTACATGTTCCGCAGCTACGAGCCGGGCCGGCAAGACTACGTCACGCTCATCGCCAACTACCAGCCCGACCAGAGCCCGTACGGCGGCCCGAACTACTTCGCGATGGACCCCAACGCGCTCTACGAGATCCACCTGGACACCGACGGCGATGCGGTCGAGAACATCACCTTCCAGTTCCGCTTCAAGAACACGCTGCGCGACATCCAGCTGCCGATCGCGGGCAAGCAGGTCTCCATTCCGCTCGTGCAGGCCGGCGGTATCACGGGCCCGAACCAGGCCACCAGCAACCTGCGCGAGACCTTCACGCTGAATATCGTGCGCGGCGACCGCCGCACCGGCGCCAGCGAGGCCATCGCCGCAGCCGGCGGCAGCAGGGAATTCGACAAGCCGACCGACAACATCGGCGACAAGACCTTCGGCGGGCCTGCCGGCTATGCCGCCTATGCGGCCCAGCATCTGTACAACGTCAACATCCCGGGCTGCGCGGCGCCAGGCCGCGTGTTCGTGGGGCAGCGCAAGGATCCGTTCAGCGTGGCACTTGGCCAGGTGTTCGATCTGATCAACCTGAACCCGCTCGGCGCGGCGAACGGCAACCCCGACGCACTGGCCGGCAAGAACGTCACCACCATGGCGCTCGAAGTGCCCATCGCTTGCGTCACCACGGCTGGCAAGCCGATCATCGGCGGCTGGACCACCGCGAGCGTGCGCCAGGGCCAACTGGTCGCCAGCCCGCCCAAGCGCGGCCATGGCACCACCGTGCTGGCCGGAGGTGCCTGGGCGCAGGTCTCGCGGCTGGGAATGCCGCTGGTCAACGAGGTGGTCATCGGCCTGAAGGACAAGGACCGCTTCAACAGCTCCAGGCCGAAGGACGACGGCCAGTTCATCGACTACGTGACCCACCCGACGCTGCCCGCGCTCGTGCAGACGCTGTTCCCCTCGGCGCCGGCACCGACGAACTTTCCGCGCACCGACCTCGTGGCCGCGTTCCTGACCGGCGTCGAAGGCGTCAACAAGCCCGCGAACGTGACCGCCTCGGAAATGCTGCGGCTGAACACCAGCACGGCGCCGACACCCAAGGCCGGCCAGAACAACCTGGGCGTGCTGGGCGGCGATTCAGCGGGCTTCCCGAACGGCCGTCGCCCAGGTGACGACGTGGTCGATGCCGAACTGCGCGTGGCCATGGGCGTGCTGTGCGTGGCCACCGGCGACAAAGACGCGCTCAAGGTCGGCTGCAAGCCGTCCGATGCGCCGGCCGGCTCCGCGGCGATCACCGACGGCGCCATGCAGAGCGCGGCGCAGTTCCCGGACACCTTTCCGTACCTGAACACGCCGCTGCCAGGTGCGCAGTAAGGAGAACGCCATGAACATCACGTTCCATCGCATCGCCGGCCCGCTCCTGGTCGCCGCCACGCTCGCCGGCTGCGGCGGGGGTGGAGGGGGGGGCGGGGGCTTCAGCTTCCATCCGTTTCCACCCGCCGGAGGGGGCCAGCAGCCGCCGCCGACGGCGCCCCCGCCGCAAGCGGATGCCTACGACACGTTCATTGCCTACGTGAAGACGCTGGTGGACGGCGGTGGGCTCGACACGGCCGAAGCCGTCGACGTGGCGACCTTCGATCCGCCGCCGGGCTCCGAGACCAAGGACCCCATTTCCACCGAGTGATGACCGTGCGCCGACGCCTGCCGCCCCCGTCCGCACTGCGTGCAGGTGCCGCCGCCCTGGCCATGGCCGGGGCGATGGCGTGGGCCGGCGCCGCGCCGCGCGTTCCCACCGACGACAACGAGGTCGTCGAATCGTTGCCGTCGGTGGCCGATTGGTCGCGCGAGGCACGCGCGATGCGCCGGGAACTGCAGCAACGGCCGACCGACGCGGCCGTGGCCATCGGGGCGGCCACCCGCTACCTCGAGCTTGCGAGATCGCAGGGCGACGCGCGCTACGCCGGCCATGCCATGGGCGCCCTTTCCCACTGGGCCGCCGCAGCACCCGGCGATACGCCCCCACCCGTGCTGGTGATGCGCGCCGGCATTGCGCAGTTCCTGCACGATTTCGACGGTGCACAGGCGCTCCTGAAGGCCGCGCTCGCACGACAGCCGTCCAATGCACAGGCCTGGATCACGCTGGCCACTGTCCTGCGGGTACGCGGCCGCTACGGCGAATCGGACGCTGCCTGCCACGCGCTCGGCCGTGTCGGGCCGGCGCTCTACGGGCTGGCCTGCATCGCGGAGAACGCCGG
This window contains:
- a CDS encoding GGDEF domain-containing protein codes for the protein MLPATDYESMFEFAPLSLWLEDYSGLHRLFESWRSAGIVDLVAHLQAEPAHVRECMAQLRVLRVNQSTLALYGAADQAELLSRLHNVFRDDMTAPVIYELDQLWRGKLCFDNQTVNYALDGRRLDVHVRVQVLPGYEATWDRVLVSLDDITERVRAEQLRLESERYARELFERSPVSLWVEDFSAVKTLLDDIRKRGITDFTTFIKVHPEFITRCMREIRVIDVNRETLRMFGAADKSELLDNLSGVFRDEMHDSFAEQLLDLWNGKMLQQREVINYALSGDLLNIHMQFAVLDDRLATWDLVLVSLIDITARKKAEAYLEYLGKHDVLTQLRNRTFFSEELNRLSRKGPWPVSVLVIDMNGLKPVNDEEGHAAGDALLRRVGEVLGKAIDEPGWPARIGGDEFAVVLPKTDERGAEAVRDRIVSMLELNNQFYAGQSGRVLNLAIGLATCEAGESLDLALQRADHAMYADKARHYRESPNERRRD
- a CDS encoding methyltransferase, TIGR04325 family yields the protein MAYSGAPQIVQRILEGPVTRPALQRWRRRRFFSEAGFAGCFGLFKSFAEARSSLPPSPEFDHAALAAEYVDVRTKKIFAYDYPVMWWLERAFRDGATRVLDIGGSVGVHFYAYRRYFEMPRDLSWRVVEVPAIAALGREMASQPDAEAGALSFADDLSQALSGNDIWISAGALHYLDNARPAQLLQQCEERPRHILLNKVPLYGGEDYVTTQNIGAGCFAPMHVYNRRRFVKEVEALGYTLREQWQVPERSVELPGFPEHCVPVYSGLYFTR
- a CDS encoding DUF4331 domain-containing protein; the protein is MNFIRIPLHACVLAACAMTAPGAFASSHREAPSIAGMPKVDATDFYMFRSYEPGRQDYVTLIANYQPDQSPYGGPNYFAMDPNALYEIHLDTDGDAVENITFQFRFKNTLRDIQLPIAGKQVSIPLVQAGGITGPNQATSNLRETFTLNIVRGDRRTGASEAIAAAGGSREFDKPTDNIGDKTFGGPAGYAAYAAQHLYNVNIPGCAAPGRVFVGQRKDPFSVALGQVFDLINLNPLGAANGNPDALAGKNVTTMALEVPIACVTTAGKPIIGGWTTASVRQGQLVASPPKRGHGTTVLAGGAWAQVSRLGMPLVNEVVIGLKDKDRFNSSRPKDDGQFIDYVTHPTLPALVQTLFPSAPAPTNFPRTDLVAAFLTGVEGVNKPANVTASEMLRLNTSTAPTPKAGQNNLGVLGGDSAGFPNGRRPGDDVVDAELRVAMGVLCVATGDKDALKVGCKPSDAPAGSAAITDGAMQSAAQFPDTFPYLNTPLPGAQ